One window of Phycisphaeraceae bacterium genomic DNA carries:
- a CDS encoding ATP-dependent Clp protease ATP-binding subunit, protein MFERFTDRARKVMALANQEAQRFNHEYIGTEHILLGLVKEGSGVGANVLKNLDVDLRKVRLEVEKLVKAGPEMVTMGKLPQTPRAKKVIEYAIEEARNLNHNYVGTEHLLLGLLREHDGVAAQVLMNLGLKLEEVREEVLNLLGAGNERAEEMEGGAAGAAGAGAQSSGGGSVSATKGGKSKTPALDSFGRDLTELARENTLDPVIGRQIEIERVVQVLCRRTKNNPVLLGEAGVGKTAIVEGLAQRIISGDVPEILHDKRLVVLDLAMMVAGTKYRGQFEERIKAVMNEVRRAKNVMLFIDELHTLVGAGGAEGAIDASNVLKPALARGEIQCIGATTFDEYRKYIEKDAALARRFQAITVDPPSDEQTIEILKGLRDRYEQHHRVKITDSALKAAVDLSGRYITGRVQPDKSIDVIDEAGARVRIKSMTKPPNLAEIEGDIERLSVSKDEAVKAADYERAAELRDQAEQLRRKKEELQKEWRTKAQAVDGVVDEEVVAEVVSKMTGVPLQRLEKNEAQRLLELEKELHKKVISQDEAIKAIAKSIRRARAGLKDPKRPMGSFIFVGPTGVGKTLLAKALAEFMFGDEEALIHLDMSEYMEKHNVSRLVGAPPGYVGYEEGGQLTERIRRRPYSVVLLDEVEKAHPDVFNMLLQIMEEGRLTDSFGRNVDFRNTILIMTSNLGADLIKGGAGFGFQKRTEAGDYDNIKVVLAKEIERFFRPEFINRLDDVIVFRPLTKADITNIIDYEVAKVSKRLKAQKIEIGIDDLAKDFLIERGYNPEFGARPLRRAIGQYVEDPLSEMLLQGDFTPPCKITITHKKPAEGDTAAKADDHLYFHTETLPAEAPAEPKQSKPEAAGQST, encoded by the coding sequence ATGTTTGAACGCTTTACCGATCGGGCACGCAAAGTGATGGCGTTGGCCAATCAAGAGGCTCAGCGCTTCAACCACGAATACATCGGGACCGAGCACATCCTGCTCGGCCTCGTCAAGGAAGGTTCCGGCGTCGGCGCCAACGTGCTCAAGAACCTCGATGTCGACCTTCGCAAGGTCCGCCTCGAAGTCGAGAAGCTCGTCAAGGCCGGCCCCGAGATGGTCACCATGGGCAAGCTGCCGCAGACGCCCCGCGCCAAGAAGGTGATCGAGTACGCCATCGAAGAAGCACGCAACCTCAACCACAACTATGTCGGCACCGAGCACCTTTTGCTCGGATTGCTCCGCGAGCACGATGGAGTCGCGGCACAGGTTCTCATGAACCTCGGCCTGAAGCTCGAGGAAGTCCGCGAAGAAGTCCTCAATCTCCTGGGCGCCGGCAACGAGCGCGCGGAGGAGATGGAAGGCGGGGCCGCGGGAGCCGCCGGAGCGGGCGCGCAGTCTTCGGGCGGCGGCTCGGTCTCCGCGACCAAGGGCGGCAAGAGCAAGACGCCGGCGCTCGACAGCTTCGGACGCGACCTCACCGAACTGGCGCGCGAGAACACGCTCGACCCGGTGATCGGTCGCCAGATCGAAATCGAACGCGTCGTGCAGGTTCTCTGCCGGCGCACCAAGAACAACCCCGTGCTGCTCGGTGAAGCGGGCGTGGGCAAGACCGCGATCGTCGAGGGTCTTGCGCAGCGCATCATCAGCGGCGACGTGCCGGAGATTCTCCACGACAAGCGGCTGGTCGTTCTCGACCTCGCGATGATGGTCGCGGGCACGAAGTATCGAGGACAGTTCGAAGAGCGCATCAAAGCAGTGATGAACGAAGTGCGCCGCGCCAAGAACGTGATGCTCTTCATCGATGAGCTGCACACGCTTGTCGGCGCCGGCGGCGCGGAGGGCGCGATCGATGCATCGAACGTGCTCAAGCCGGCGCTCGCACGAGGCGAGATCCAGTGCATCGGCGCCACCACCTTCGACGAGTACCGCAAATACATCGAGAAGGACGCGGCGCTGGCACGCCGATTCCAGGCGATCACGGTCGATCCGCCCAGCGACGAGCAGACGATCGAGATCCTCAAGGGACTGCGCGATCGCTACGAACAGCACCACAGGGTGAAGATCACCGATTCAGCGCTCAAGGCCGCGGTCGATCTCTCCGGCCGGTACATCACCGGTCGCGTGCAGCCGGACAAGTCGATCGACGTGATCGACGAAGCGGGCGCACGCGTCCGGATCAAGAGCATGACCAAGCCGCCGAATCTTGCCGAGATCGAGGGCGACATCGAGCGCTTGTCGGTTTCGAAGGACGAGGCGGTGAAAGCGGCCGACTACGAACGTGCCGCGGAACTGCGCGACCAGGCCGAGCAGCTCCGACGCAAGAAGGAGGAGTTGCAGAAGGAATGGCGCACCAAGGCGCAGGCCGTGGACGGCGTCGTGGACGAGGAAGTGGTCGCCGAAGTCGTCAGCAAGATGACGGGCGTGCCGCTCCAGCGCCTCGAGAAGAACGAAGCGCAGCGCCTGCTCGAACTCGAGAAGGAACTGCACAAGAAGGTCATCAGCCAGGACGAGGCGATCAAGGCGATCGCGAAGTCGATCCGGCGCGCTCGCGCCGGGCTGAAGGACCCGAAGCGCCCGATGGGCTCGTTCATCTTCGTCGGTCCGACCGGCGTGGGTAAGACGCTGCTCGCCAAGGCGCTCGCGGAGTTCATGTTCGGAGACGAGGAGGCACTGATCCACCTCGACATGTCCGAGTACATGGAGAAGCACAACGTCTCGCGGCTGGTTGGCGCTCCCCCCGGATACGTCGGCTACGAGGAAGGCGGCCAGTTGACGGAGCGCATCCGTCGCCGGCCGTATTCGGTGGTCCTGCTCGACGAAGTCGAGAAGGCGCACCCGGACGTGTTCAACATGCTCCTTCAGATCATGGAAGAAGGCCGTTTGACCGATTCGTTCGGACGAAACGTCGATTTCCGCAACACGATCCTGATCATGACCAGCAACCTGGGTGCTGATTTGATCAAGGGCGGCGCGGGCTTCGGCTTCCAGAAGCGGACCGAGGCGGGCGACTACGACAACATCAAGGTCGTGCTCGCCAAGGAGATCGAGCGCTTCTTCCGGCCGGAGTTCATCAACCGTCTGGACGACGTGATCGTCTTCCGCCCGCTGACCAAGGCCGATATCACCAACATCATCGACTACGAAGTCGCGAAGGTGAGCAAGCGGCTCAAGGCGCAAAAGATCGAGATCGGGATCGACGACTTGGCGAAGGACTTCCTGATCGAGCGCGGGTACAACCCCGAGTTCGGTGCGCGTCCGCTGCGTCGGGCGATCGGCCAGTACGTCGAGGATCCGCTTTCCGAGATGCTTCTGCAGGGCGACTTCACGCCGCCGTGCAAGATCACGATCACGCACAAGAAGCCGGCCGAGGGCGACACCGCCGCCAAGGCCGACGACCATCTCTACTTCCACACCGAGACGCTTCCGGCCGAAGCGCCGGCGGAGCCGAAGCAGTCGAAGCCCGAGGCGGCGGGACAATCGACGTGA
- a CDS encoding VWA domain-containing protein, which yields MKTLNTRLVAGISMVFALAGPTRALAQVSGGAASVEIVPQARRWIAPQANVARLSAVDVRVSIDGQMATTTLELALSNPSGIPQEAEVMLPVPDGVSIRSLQFDGVGNEPTAKLLPRDEARRVYDEITRRRKDPALLEFAGYGMIRTSAFPIPANATLKARITYEQLLSSDNGRVEYVLPRSENIAISPHASLGGVAWTFACSIKGDRPISTIYSPSHELAIERTTPKSAEIKVSAAAAAAPGAFRITYLPESTKHEGLSATLLAYPDPSIGDGNGGFFLLLGALPPRDDDALIQKREVTLVLDRSGSMQGEKFQQARDAAIAVVNGLGEGELFNIIDYSDSVSSFEKAPVAKSATSAQQAKAYLGALRADGGTNIHDALLDAVRPGVAEGALPMIIFLTDGLPTVGVTNEVAIREAVKAANTHERRLFSFGVGYDVNTPLLSSLSSASRGAPTFVLPGENIENKVSQVFRRLDGPRLASPVLTTDRTIRELQPPTMNDVFEGDQILVVGQYTSTAPLKLRLDGKAGGKDVNYEMSFDTGESASARNGYIARLWATRKIGFLLGEIREHSAEGVNRADPKMKELVDEVVRLSTRYGVMTEYTSFLATEPGVDFVSGAGREAMMDRATIGFTRRSFARAGKASANQEMNVTELRSAVVPQAAAVGGYVNKDMEQETVDGVQNIAQNTFYQRQAPGDQNARQRWVDSRLLTTETEKPDQTVAFGTPEYDLVAQRLIDLGQAGYLGMPGEVLVLVDSKRILLQNISE from the coding sequence ATGAAGACCTTGAACACGCGTCTGGTTGCCGGAATCTCCATGGTCTTTGCGCTCGCCGGGCCGACGCGCGCGCTGGCACAGGTCTCGGGCGGGGCGGCTTCAGTGGAAATCGTGCCGCAGGCTCGCCGTTGGATCGCGCCCCAGGCAAATGTTGCAAGGCTCTCTGCGGTTGATGTCCGGGTTTCGATCGACGGGCAGATGGCCACAACCACCCTTGAGCTGGCGCTGTCCAATCCCTCCGGCATTCCCCAAGAAGCCGAGGTCATGCTCCCTGTCCCCGACGGCGTTTCGATCCGGTCGTTGCAATTCGACGGCGTGGGGAATGAGCCGACGGCAAAGCTCCTGCCCAGAGATGAAGCGCGCCGTGTCTACGACGAAATCACACGCCGACGCAAGGACCCCGCCCTGCTCGAATTCGCCGGTTACGGCATGATCCGGACCTCGGCGTTTCCGATCCCGGCAAACGCGACGCTCAAGGCACGCATCACCTACGAGCAGCTGTTGAGCAGCGATAACGGCCGCGTCGAGTATGTCCTGCCGCGGAGCGAGAACATCGCAATTTCGCCTCATGCTTCTCTGGGCGGCGTGGCATGGACCTTCGCCTGTTCGATCAAGGGCGATCGTCCCATCAGCACGATCTATTCCCCGTCCCACGAACTTGCGATTGAAAGGACGACGCCAAAGAGCGCGGAAATCAAGGTTTCTGCCGCGGCGGCCGCGGCACCGGGTGCCTTCCGAATCACCTACTTGCCCGAGAGCACGAAGCACGAGGGGCTTTCCGCCACCCTGCTCGCCTACCCCGATCCTTCGATCGGTGATGGCAACGGCGGCTTTTTTCTGCTACTCGGCGCGCTCCCGCCCCGGGATGACGACGCGCTGATCCAGAAACGCGAAGTGACGCTCGTGCTCGATCGCTCGGGCTCGATGCAGGGTGAGAAGTTCCAGCAGGCCCGCGATGCCGCGATCGCCGTGGTGAACGGCCTCGGTGAAGGTGAACTCTTCAACATCATCGACTACTCGGACTCGGTAAGTTCCTTTGAGAAGGCACCGGTCGCGAAGTCGGCGACGAGCGCGCAGCAGGCAAAGGCTTATCTCGGGGCGCTCCGTGCGGACGGCGGTACAAACATCCACGATGCGCTGCTCGATGCCGTTCGCCCCGGCGTGGCCGAGGGCGCGCTGCCGATGATCATTTTCCTCACGGACGGGCTTCCCACGGTGGGGGTGACGAATGAGGTCGCGATCCGCGAGGCCGTGAAGGCGGCGAACACGCACGAGCGACGCCTGTTTTCTTTCGGCGTCGGCTACGACGTGAACACGCCCCTGCTCTCAAGCCTGTCTTCGGCATCGCGCGGCGCCCCGACGTTCGTGCTGCCCGGCGAAAACATCGAGAACAAGGTAAGCCAGGTTTTTCGCCGGCTCGATGGGCCGCGACTGGCTTCACCCGTTCTCACGACCGATCGAACGATTCGCGAATTGCAGCCCCCGACCATGAACGACGTCTTCGAGGGTGATCAGATTCTCGTCGTTGGTCAGTACACATCGACCGCGCCGCTCAAGTTGCGGCTCGATGGCAAAGCCGGCGGCAAGGATGTCAACTACGAGATGTCTTTCGATACCGGCGAATCGGCTTCCGCACGCAACGGCTACATCGCGCGCCTGTGGGCGACACGCAAGATCGGTTTCCTGCTCGGTGAGATCCGCGAGCACAGCGCCGAAGGCGTGAACCGCGCGGACCCGAAAATGAAAGAACTCGTGGACGAGGTGGTCCGCCTCTCGACCCGCTACGGCGTCATGACCGAGTACACCAGTTTCCTCGCGACCGAGCCGGGGGTCGATTTTGTATCCGGGGCTGGTCGGGAGGCCATGATGGATCGCGCGACGATCGGATTCACTAGGCGTTCGTTCGCCAGAGCGGGCAAGGCGTCCGCCAACCAGGAAATGAATGTCACCGAGCTTCGATCGGCGGTCGTGCCGCAAGCCGCGGCAGTTGGTGGGTATGTCAACAAAGACATGGAGCAGGAAACCGTGGACGGCGTGCAGAACATCGCGCAGAACACCTTCTATCAGAGGCAAGCTCCCGGTGATCAGAACGCACGTCAGCGCTGGGTCGATTCGCGCCTGCTCACCACCGAAACCGAAAAGCCGGATCAGACGGTTGCGTTCGGAACACCGGAGTACGACCTCGTCGCGCAGCGGCTGATCGATCTCGGTCAAGCCGGCTATCTCGGTATGCCCGGCGAGGTGCTCGTGCTCGTCGATTCCAAACGCATTCTCCTTCAGAACATCTCGGAGTAG
- a CDS encoding iron ABC transporter permease, whose amino-acid sequence MRFRRQAWHYALLLLTLGVLSGLLIYPIFLTIQGAFERVQGEGFGRGFSNFTLDHFQLLFSNPMFFRAIGNSALLAVATTTVATIIALPLALLAAQYKYPGKTFFNAAVLVPMILPPFVGAIGVRAILGREGAFNALFGTHFDILGSAKVWGVVGVQALSLYPIIFLNTTAALANLDPALDEAAENLGAGWWRRFFRITLPLIRPGIFAGATIVFIWAFTELGTPLMFDFYNVTSVQIFYGLKQVETSAEPYALTLVLLGSAVFMYVLGKYFFGRAGYAMYSKASRAGGEVELTGFAGYAAAGLFLFVFALAILPHLGVVLTSFTVPGQWYDSVLPTSWTTSHYREALTARDSFGAIVNSLKFSTAAMLISMVAGVVIAYLIVRTTIKGRAVLDALCMLPLAVPGLVMAFGYVAMSLRWPFGKEGPLGEFVSVLAANPNPVPLLIAAYAIRRLPYIVRSTVAGLEQTSGELEEAAMNLGASRLTAVRRVIIPLIMANLIAGGMLVFSFSMLEVSDSMLLAQQKHQYPLTKAIFAFTERLGDGVYIASAMGVWGMALLTITLFSASVLLGKKLGSIFRV is encoded by the coding sequence ATGCGCTTCCGTCGGCAGGCTTGGCATTACGCGCTTCTGCTTCTCACGCTCGGCGTGCTGAGCGGCCTGCTGATCTACCCGATTTTTCTGACGATCCAAGGCGCGTTCGAGAGAGTGCAAGGCGAGGGATTCGGTCGAGGATTCTCGAACTTCACGCTCGATCACTTCCAGTTGCTCTTCAGCAACCCGATGTTCTTCCGGGCGATCGGGAATTCGGCGCTGCTCGCGGTCGCGACGACGACGGTTGCCACGATCATCGCCCTCCCGCTGGCGCTGCTCGCGGCACAGTACAAATATCCGGGCAAGACATTCTTCAATGCCGCGGTCTTGGTGCCGATGATCCTGCCCCCGTTTGTCGGGGCGATCGGGGTACGGGCGATCCTTGGGCGGGAGGGCGCGTTCAACGCGCTCTTCGGCACGCACTTTGACATCCTGGGTTCGGCGAAGGTGTGGGGCGTCGTCGGTGTCCAGGCGCTCTCGCTCTATCCGATCATTTTCCTGAACACCACCGCGGCACTCGCGAACCTCGACCCGGCGCTCGATGAGGCGGCGGAAAACCTGGGCGCGGGCTGGTGGCGGCGTTTCTTCAGGATCACTCTGCCGCTCATCCGTCCGGGCATTTTCGCGGGAGCGACGATTGTCTTCATTTGGGCGTTCACAGAACTGGGAACGCCCCTGATGTTCGACTTCTACAATGTCACGAGCGTACAGATTTTCTACGGGCTCAAGCAGGTCGAGACGAGCGCCGAGCCGTATGCGCTGACGCTGGTGCTGCTCGGTTCGGCGGTGTTCATGTACGTGCTGGGCAAGTACTTTTTCGGGCGCGCCGGCTACGCGATGTACAGCAAGGCGAGCCGCGCGGGAGGAGAAGTAGAACTGACCGGATTTGCGGGGTATGCCGCGGCGGGCCTGTTTCTGTTCGTTTTCGCGCTCGCGATCCTGCCGCACCTCGGCGTCGTGCTGACCAGCTTCACGGTGCCGGGCCAGTGGTACGACTCGGTCCTTCCGACTTCCTGGACAACCTCCCACTACCGCGAAGCTTTGACTGCGCGCGACAGTTTCGGCGCAATCGTCAACAGCCTCAAATTCTCGACCGCGGCGATGCTGATCAGCATGGTGGCCGGAGTCGTCATCGCGTATCTGATCGTGCGGACGACGATCAAGGGGCGCGCGGTGCTCGATGCGCTCTGCATGCTCCCGCTCGCCGTGCCGGGACTGGTGATGGCGTTCGGATATGTGGCGATGAGTTTGCGCTGGCCGTTCGGCAAGGAAGGGCCGCTGGGCGAGTTCGTGAGCGTGCTGGCGGCGAACCCCAATCCGGTCCCGCTGCTGATCGCGGCGTACGCAATCCGGCGATTGCCCTACATCGTTCGATCCACCGTTGCGGGGCTGGAGCAGACCAGCGGCGAACTGGAAGAAGCCGCGATGAATCTCGGTGCTTCGCGCCTGACCGCCGTGCGGCGCGTCATCATCCCGCTCATCATGGCCAATCTCATCGCGGGAGGCATGCTGGTCTTCAGCTTCTCGATGCTCGAAGTTTCAGACTCGATGCTGCTCGCGCAGCAGAAGCATCAGTATCCGCTGACCAAAGCGATTTTTGCGTTTACCGAACGATTGGGCGATGGCGTTTACATCGCCAGCGCGATGGGTGTCTGGGGGATGGCGCTGCTCACGATCACGCTCTTCTCCGCGTCGGTGCTGCTCGGCAAGAAACTGGGCTCGATCTTCCGGGTTTGA
- a CDS encoding DUF2029 domain-containing protein translates to MTVADSPNPPVERIDRSPWWASLGVRSAAYAGSFTIVLIGTIASYRIMHGNEPIDRRFRDFYEFYSGAEALVNGTDVFAAGKLGYIYPPLLATLLMPLVQLGIDGAGLVWLVTNAFVLAFAAWFGGRTVATKFGVPKAAPLITLIGLALLADKLFGDMKMQQSNILMFACWVIGMWGLGRHWLLSGLALGFGFSIKYLPIVALPYFGVRGRAKHVIGLITGIVFWALIPAAFIGWGTNADLWRGAAEGLIHSGDGGWQTEEGRARVMNTREYGISITTAIVRTADSMGQPKLGLPIAALLMGVTFLAAWWVYRRNNQPMWLGRWGRAEQDRWPLLLVEWTGLIVVALAFSPQTNSRHLVHSMPLGFLIGAVIITGKSQTTRRLAIAAAAIWWLGMVLPPSIPSLQESVTAWRRASGSCICMVIAWLITAEAVLGDRNQTRKIEPSFLPSSTDAEKSVIVSSAIPQTPIALAM, encoded by the coding sequence ATGACCGTTGCCGATTCTCCGAATCCGCCGGTTGAGCGCATCGACAGATCGCCATGGTGGGCGAGTCTCGGAGTGCGCAGCGCGGCATATGCGGGCAGCTTCACGATCGTCCTCATCGGGACGATCGCGAGCTATCGAATCATGCACGGAAACGAGCCGATCGATCGGCGCTTCCGCGATTTCTATGAGTTCTACAGCGGGGCGGAGGCGCTGGTCAACGGCACCGACGTCTTCGCGGCGGGCAAACTCGGCTACATCTATCCGCCGCTGCTTGCGACGTTGCTGATGCCGCTCGTGCAACTCGGCATCGATGGCGCTGGTCTGGTCTGGCTGGTGACCAACGCATTCGTGCTCGCGTTCGCAGCATGGTTCGGCGGTCGAACTGTTGCAACGAAGTTCGGTGTTCCAAAGGCCGCACCGCTCATCACGCTCATCGGGCTCGCTCTGCTCGCCGACAAGCTCTTCGGCGACATGAAGATGCAGCAATCGAACATCCTGATGTTCGCGTGCTGGGTGATCGGAATGTGGGGGCTGGGAAGACACTGGCTCCTCTCGGGCCTCGCGCTCGGATTCGGATTTAGCATCAAATACCTGCCGATCGTCGCGCTTCCGTACTTTGGTGTGCGAGGACGTGCCAAGCACGTCATCGGATTGATCACGGGGATCGTCTTTTGGGCGCTGATTCCCGCCGCGTTTATCGGGTGGGGGACCAACGCGGATCTCTGGCGCGGCGCCGCCGAGGGGCTCATTCACTCGGGGGACGGCGGCTGGCAGACCGAAGAGGGTCGCGCCCGCGTCATGAACACCCGCGAATACGGAATCTCGATCACGACCGCGATCGTCCGCACCGCGGATTCGATGGGGCAGCCCAAACTCGGCTTGCCGATCGCGGCACTGCTCATGGGCGTCACTTTTCTGGCCGCGTGGTGGGTCTACCGGAGAAACAACCAGCCGATGTGGCTCGGCCGATGGGGAAGAGCCGAGCAGGATCGCTGGCCCTTGCTGCTGGTGGAATGGACCGGGCTGATCGTCGTCGCGCTCGCGTTTTCGCCCCAAACCAACTCGCGCCACCTGGTCCACTCGATGCCCCTCGGGTTCCTGATCGGCGCGGTGATCATCACCGGGAAGAGTCAAACAACGAGGCGTCTTGCAATCGCCGCCGCGGCGATCTGGTGGCTCGGGATGGTCCTGCCCCCGTCGATTCCATCGCTACAGGAGTCGGTCACGGCTTGGAGGCGTGCATCGGGCTCGTGCATCTGTATGGTGATCGCGTGGCTCATCACGGCCGAGGCGGTGCTCGGTGATCGGAATCAAACCCGGAAGATCGAGCCCAGTTTCTTGCCGAGCAGCACCGACGCGGAGAAGAGCGTGATCGTGAGCAGCGCCATCCCCCAGACACCCATCGCGCTGGCGATGTAA
- a CDS encoding FKBP-type peptidyl-prolyl cis-trans isomerase has translation MPTTPGGVEIEEITLGKGDEATIDSIVTVHYHGTLKSSGKVFDSTKGGNPIEFPLEDLIQGWQEGIPGMKIGGKRKLTIPWALAYGAAGAPPDIPPKADLVFEIELVDLQ, from the coding sequence ATGCCCACTACGCCCGGCGGCGTCGAGATTGAGGAAATCACCCTAGGAAAGGGTGATGAAGCGACCATCGATTCGATCGTCACCGTCCATTATCACGGCACGCTCAAGTCCAGCGGCAAAGTCTTCGACTCGACCAAGGGCGGCAATCCGATCGAGTTCCCGCTCGAAGATCTCATCCAGGGTTGGCAGGAAGGAATCCCGGGCATGAAGATCGGCGGCAAGCGCAAACTCACGATCCCGTGGGCGCTTGCCTACGGCGCTGCCGGTGCTCCGCCGGACATTCCTCCCAAGGCCGATCTGGTCTTTGAAATCGAACTCGTCGATCTTCAGTGA
- a CDS encoding FKBP-type peptidyl-prolyl cis-trans isomerase produces the protein MQTRRAHSAATFLSISLAAVSGFGLAGCKSDGSAVTPENRPSEGDGSHVQEQMAAANQPQQERSNEAKMETAAGEAANRQMAEAPPPSPAQQDVAANEAPMSGATPEAPASTKTAAETPTSAKPTVKAEGEPKAEPKPQVTFLNCDNATEISTKTNDNGLVIEELKLGEGEPVKAGAIVTINYHGTLKDGGTLVDTTRGKQPATFPLNKLIKGWQQGVPGMKPGGIRRLIIPYQLAYGETGKPPVIPPKSDLVFIIELIQVVEPSK, from the coding sequence ATGCAAACTCGGCGAGCACATAGCGCGGCAACTTTCCTCTCCATCTCTCTCGCCGCCGTGTCCGGTTTCGGTCTTGCGGGTTGCAAGTCCGACGGCAGCGCGGTCACTCCTGAGAATCGCCCATCCGAGGGTGACGGTTCGCACGTGCAGGAGCAGATGGCGGCGGCGAATCAGCCCCAACAGGAACGCTCGAACGAAGCGAAAATGGAGACCGCCGCCGGCGAAGCCGCGAATCGCCAGATGGCGGAAGCGCCACCTCCTTCTCCGGCGCAGCAGGATGTCGCCGCGAACGAAGCGCCAATGAGCGGAGCAACGCCTGAAGCGCCCGCGTCAACGAAAACCGCTGCCGAGACCCCGACAAGCGCCAAGCCGACGGTCAAGGCTGAAGGTGAACCGAAGGCAGAGCCCAAGCCGCAAGTCACTTTTCTGAATTGCGACAACGCAACCGAGATTTCGACCAAGACCAATGACAATGGCCTTGTCATCGAGGAGCTCAAGCTGGGCGAAGGTGAACCTGTCAAGGCCGGCGCGATCGTGACGATCAACTACCACGGCACCTTGAAAGATGGCGGCACGTTGGTCGACACCACCCGCGGCAAGCAGCCCGCGACGTTTCCGCTCAACAAACTCATCAAGGGTTGGCAGCAAGGCGTTCCGGGTATGAAACCGGGGGGGATTCGGCGGCTGATCATCCCCTATCAGCTCGCATACGGTGAGACCGGAAAGCCCCCTGTTATTCCGCCAAAGAGCGACCTTGTCTTCATCATCGAGCTGATTCAGGTCGTCGAGCCTTCCAAGTAA
- a CDS encoding amidohydrolase family protein: protein MAEPALNTPPGALREAHAHIPWLGRALDMLSLEGCASAAEALDRIGRRVHALPSGAWLQAHSARTAAWQEGAWFERNALDCITGTIPTLIMSFDHHAVFANSAALKKAGIHRGISDPAGGIIERNRESEPTGLLLESVAFSTWALAPEPPESSRPELIDRALDHLAALGFVEVHDLFSPAWLGPTIAALNARRDGEMRVGLYVPLEEVESAARGRASWESERVRLLGGKIFTDGTLNSRTAWVLEPFSDAPSELAHGKPLMDARAISESIARCRASGLGIAMHAIGDGAVRACLDGIQRWKGDQREKDHPAIRVEHCEIVDERDVPRFAELGAIASVQPCHLLADIEALRAGLGHRLDRVMPWRELIDAGLEPGRTLLFGSDVPVVRANPQDSVRAATERRRNTLESAIAPEQAIPATLAWECFRPTTAGAAIRLPFTVE from the coding sequence ATGGCTGAGCCGGCACTGAATACCCCTCCGGGCGCGCTGCGCGAAGCCCATGCGCACATTCCGTGGCTCGGACGGGCCCTCGACATGCTCTCGCTGGAAGGATGCGCGAGTGCCGCGGAAGCGCTCGACCGGATCGGGCGAAGGGTTCATGCCCTTCCTTCCGGCGCGTGGCTGCAGGCACACTCCGCAAGAACCGCGGCATGGCAAGAGGGCGCTTGGTTCGAGAGGAACGCGCTGGATTGCATCACCGGCACGATCCCGACGCTCATCATGTCGTTCGATCACCACGCGGTCTTTGCGAACTCCGCGGCCCTCAAAAAAGCCGGGATTCACCGCGGGATCTCCGATCCCGCAGGGGGAATCATCGAACGAAACCGAGAAAGCGAACCGACCGGACTGCTTCTCGAGAGCGTGGCTTTCTCGACTTGGGCGCTGGCACCGGAGCCGCCGGAGTCTTCGCGGCCGGAGCTCATTGATCGCGCTCTCGATCACCTTGCCGCGCTCGGCTTCGTCGAAGTTCATGATTTGTTCAGCCCTGCATGGCTCGGGCCGACGATCGCGGCGCTGAATGCACGGCGCGACGGGGAGATGCGGGTGGGTTTGTATGTGCCGCTGGAGGAGGTAGAAAGCGCGGCACGCGGGCGCGCTTCGTGGGAGTCGGAGCGAGTACGGCTGCTGGGTGGAAAGATCTTCACCGATGGAACGCTCAATAGCAGAACCGCCTGGGTGCTCGAACCATTCTCGGATGCACCGTCCGAGCTTGCGCACGGCAAGCCGCTGATGGATGCGCGCGCGATCTCCGAATCGATCGCCCGATGCCGCGCTTCGGGTTTGGGGATCGCAATGCACGCCATCGGTGACGGTGCGGTTCGCGCCTGTTTGGATGGCATCCAGCGTTGGAAAGGTGATCAGCGCGAAAAAGACCATCCGGCGATCCGCGTGGAGCACTGCGAAATCGTCGATGAGCGCGACGTCCCGCGCTTCGCGGAACTCGGTGCGATCGCCAGCGTGCAACCTTGCCATTTGCTCGCGGACATTGAGGCGCTTCGCGCCGGTCTCGGCCACCGACTCGACCGAGTTATGCCTTGGCGCGAGCTCATCGATGCGGGACTGGAACCGGGTCGAACGCTTCTGTTTGGAAGCGATGTGCCCGTGGTGCGAGCGAACCCTCAAGACAGTGTCCGGGCCGCAACGGAGCGCCGAAGGAACACACTTGAGAGCGCGATCGCGCCCGAACAGGCGATTCCCGCAACGCTGGCATGGGAGTGCTTCCGTCCGACGACCGCAGGCGCAGCAATTAGATTGCCGTTCACCGTGGAATAA